In the uncultured Methanobacterium sp. genome, one interval contains:
- a CDS encoding pyocin knob domain-containing protein, translated as MVKIQFELDSFYTANDLITKLLEGDGAGSGLDADLLDGHHGAYYLPLSSYTAADILAKLLTVHGPGSGLNADLLDGTELSKILAIGATIPASTNLNSYNATGLYHQPSTANASSGSNYPVALAGMLEVISDGPLIYQKYTAYDSAHNVYVRTCENGSWYSWSRILDTADLTTLNNNLALKLNAATYTAADILSKLLGVDGAGSGLDADTLDGVQYSTINSAIAAKLSASSYTAADIIAKLLTVDGTGTGLDADKLDGQEGAYYLPAGSYTAADILAKLLTVDGAGSGLDADKLDGAQPSATGGTASAIVQARAGGTISPDYLPGFADEDGTFRIPKRVEKKTISSGSPVTTSTFSNLDGNSAEDYILKYRLYKNGTGDVSFLLRFNADSDYHYSSRVKTFIDNSGSLIEDPASLSQQILRIGQTKWSAVNWLKGKLEIAAKSGAPRFVEGRAQFYANLGQSGNDIFSGFWDNTADNITSMTILNTGGNSFYGTIELLKLVDLVIS; from the coding sequence TTGGTAAAAATACAATTTGAACTAGATTCATTCTACACAGCAAACGACTTAATTACTAAATTATTAGAAGGAGATGGTGCAGGAAGTGGCCTTGATGCGGACCTTTTAGACGGACATCACGGTGCTTATTACCTTCCTCTCAGTTCTTATACTGCTGCTGATATACTGGCCAAATTGTTAACAGTTCATGGCCCTGGCAGTGGTCTTAATGCAGATCTTCTGGATGGAACAGAACTTTCAAAAATATTGGCCATAGGTGCAACAATACCTGCTTCGACTAACCTAAACAGTTACAATGCAACTGGATTATATCATCAGCCCAGTACAGCAAATGCCAGTTCCGGTTCAAATTATCCTGTGGCCCTGGCAGGAATGCTTGAAGTGATCAGTGATGGTCCACTTATTTATCAAAAATACACAGCTTATGATTCTGCTCATAATGTATATGTTAGAACATGTGAAAATGGATCCTGGTACAGCTGGTCCAGGATCCTTGACACTGCTGATTTGACAACATTAAATAATAACTTGGCCCTGAAATTGAATGCCGCTACATATACCGCAGCTGACATTCTATCAAAATTATTGGGAGTGGATGGAGCTGGAAGTGGCCTTGACGCTGACACCCTGGACGGTGTTCAGTACAGTACAATTAACAGTGCCATTGCTGCTAAACTATCCGCTTCAAGTTACACTGCGGCTGATATCATAGCGAAATTACTCACAGTGGATGGAACTGGAACTGGTCTTGATGCAGATAAGCTTGATGGTCAAGAAGGTGCTTATTATCTTCCGGCAGGGTCTTATACGGCAGCTGACATACTCGCAAAACTCCTAACAGTTGATGGCGCTGGAAGTGGCCTAGATGCTGATAAACTTGATGGAGCACAACCTTCAGCAACTGGAGGTACAGCCAGTGCAATAGTCCAGGCCAGGGCCGGCGGAACTATAAGCCCAGATTATCTCCCCGGATTTGCAGATGAAGACGGAACTTTCAGAATACCCAAAAGAGTTGAAAAGAAAACAATCAGTTCAGGTAGTCCTGTCACAACTTCAACATTCTCAAATCTCGATGGGAATTCTGCTGAGGATTACATACTCAAATACAGACTCTACAAAAATGGAACTGGAGATGTGAGTTTTCTTCTACGATTTAACGCTGATTCTGATTATCATTATTCCAGCAGGGTAAAAACATTTATTGATAACAGTGGAAGTTTAATCGAAGATCCAGCTTCGCTCAGTCAGCAAATATTGAGAATTGGACAGACTAAATGGTCAGCTGTGAACTGGTTGAAAGGTAAACTGGAAATAGCTGCAAAATCAGGAGCTCCACGATTTGTTGAAGGAAGGGCCCAGTTCTATGCTAATTTAGGACAGTCAGGTAATGATATTTTTTCCGGATTCTGGGACAATACAGCGGATAATATAACCAGCATGACTATTTTGAATACTGGGGGAAATAGTTTTTATGGAACTATAGAACTCTTAAAACTTGTTGATTTAGTAATTTCATAA
- a CDS encoding baseplate J/gp47 family protein codes for MTDEFTTIDGLKVERSEIVQRMVDYYKAAFGEGNTQLTDFNEGSEVRNFLESVSIPTYELRYWIAFIVRQAFPQTAIKGYLDLLGVMFNCYRKRAVKAPGHVTFTTPAIKSYNITVPKGTLVKTGGIDGVYFVTTEDVVLTASTLTVTAAIEAVVAGVNGNVNAGTIDELPNPIDDLSVTNSSATTGGSDEEDDETFRTRILEAGKSGQVGTEAWFKSMAESITGVHDAKVISNPDGEDYNVKVLVNGIDTPTPTTVINAVLALLTSEDNKVAGLKITVDKPNYISTSVTASITLVDGYSWSTVQANLISNINCIFNGGTTTYGITYSGMNIDDELIRTQIMQVINNTDGVLDYNLTAPSANVTTTQADEVQLGVITLTQV; via the coding sequence ATGACTGACGAGTTTACAACGATAGATGGGCTAAAAGTAGAAAGGTCTGAGATAGTACAAAGAATGGTTGACTATTACAAGGCTGCATTCGGTGAAGGTAACACTCAACTAACAGATTTTAATGAAGGTTCGGAGGTTAGGAACTTCTTAGAATCTGTAAGTATTCCAACCTATGAATTACGGTATTGGATTGCATTCATAGTCCGGCAGGCATTCCCCCAGACTGCTATAAAAGGTTATCTGGATCTCCTGGGAGTGATGTTCAACTGCTACAGGAAACGGGCAGTTAAGGCCCCAGGCCATGTCACATTCACTACACCCGCAATTAAAAGTTACAATATAACAGTTCCCAAGGGCACATTGGTTAAAACTGGAGGAATAGATGGTGTTTATTTTGTTACAACAGAAGATGTTGTTTTAACTGCCAGTACCTTAACAGTCACAGCTGCAATTGAGGCTGTGGTTGCAGGTGTAAATGGGAACGTTAATGCTGGAACTATTGATGAACTACCTAACCCTATTGATGATCTCTCTGTCACTAATTCTTCCGCGACTACTGGTGGATCTGATGAAGAGGATGATGAAACATTCAGGACCCGGATATTGGAAGCTGGAAAAAGTGGCCAGGTTGGTACAGAAGCCTGGTTTAAATCCATGGCAGAGAGCATTACGGGAGTTCATGATGCAAAAGTAATCAGTAATCCTGATGGGGAAGATTACAATGTCAAAGTTCTAGTGAATGGAATTGACACTCCAACCCCCACCACGGTGATTAATGCGGTTTTAGCTTTACTTACAAGTGAAGATAACAAGGTAGCCGGGCTGAAAATAACGGTTGACAAACCCAATTATATTTCAACATCAGTAACTGCCTCAATAACCTTGGTAGATGGGTACTCCTGGTCAACTGTTCAAGCTAATCTTATTTCTAATATTAATTGTATTTTCAATGGAGGTACAACCACCTATGGTATAACTTATTCTGGAATGAATATTGATGATGAACTGATTAGAACTCAGATTATGCAAGTAATCAACAATACAGATGGAGTTCTTGATTATAATCTCACAGCACCAAGTGCGAATGTTACAACAACACAAGCAGATGAGGTCCAGCTTGGAGTAATCACTTTAACACAGGTGTAA
- a CDS encoding DUF2634 domain-containing protein yields the protein MVDESIYGTDIKNTWEVGPGGDFKTVSGLKNAEQAVYNRLMTKYDELYKFYDGYGNKDHEVIGETDKAIAENKLKIYTENCLKAEPRVEEIKNISVTFEKDVIIVEASVKFLTENQSSNFVFNLERIS from the coding sequence ATGGTAGATGAATCAATCTATGGAACTGATATTAAGAACACCTGGGAAGTTGGCCCTGGTGGTGATTTTAAAACAGTTTCAGGTTTAAAAAATGCAGAACAGGCCGTATACAATCGGCTGATGACGAAATATGATGAACTATACAAATTCTATGATGGTTACGGCAACAAGGATCATGAAGTCATCGGGGAGACTGATAAGGCCATTGCTGAGAATAAACTTAAAATTTACACTGAGAACTGTTTAAAAGCCGAACCCCGGGTGGAGGAGATTAAGAATATTTCTGTCACATTTGAAAAGGATGTGATCATTGTTGAAGCTTCTGTGAAATTTCTAACTGAAAATCAATCATCGAATTTCGTATTCAACCTGGAGAGAATATCATGA
- a CDS encoding transglutaminase-like domain-containing protein: MQAADTATINTDEPFDFELNPQVQIIGEHRSFGGFITKDRETDEGYAYDCMDWTRLLHGKLYRAFHNYTSSEIIIELLNHRGLNTGGITATAKKHNEVVFHNKKVVDVCHQLANLETDMEFFVNSDNVAILRTIPKLTEGYVFYPPSFIDLQLSQDSSNIITAVSAFGEDDRFLAQVKDDALIGKYGFIEDIISDTSLKTEAEGLAKAKELFNSGSKIEFSGSITTPLLDKMAAGQWIIIIPPSWSKYGIKSYYTQNVRTTINTDTEEQQIDLLNGQPSPPSEWIYESPGQTQGTFTNNYTLPSEIILSISDPVAAKARELGNPRAIRRWIDANIQYEFYYDFKYTPLQVLTVRKGNCYDQSLLFVQMCEAIGYSAYRRCGQICNGYAHCDALVYIDGSWIQVDVTCASRNQLE; encoded by the coding sequence TTGCAAGCTGCTGATACGGCTACTATTAACACGGATGAACCTTTTGATTTTGAACTTAACCCCCAGGTCCAGATCATAGGGGAGCACAGGTCCTTTGGTGGTTTCATAACAAAAGATAGAGAAACTGATGAGGGTTATGCTTATGATTGTATGGATTGGACCCGATTACTCCATGGAAAGCTTTACAGGGCCTTCCATAATTACACTTCCAGTGAAATAATCATAGAACTCCTTAATCACCGTGGACTTAACACTGGAGGAATCACAGCAACCGCAAAGAAGCATAATGAAGTTGTTTTTCACAATAAAAAGGTTGTTGATGTTTGTCACCAGCTGGCCAACCTGGAAACAGATATGGAATTTTTTGTAAACAGTGATAATGTGGCCATACTACGAACAATCCCAAAACTTACTGAAGGTTATGTTTTCTACCCTCCCAGCTTCATAGATTTACAATTATCCCAGGATTCATCTAATATAATTACAGCCGTCAGTGCTTTTGGTGAAGACGATAGATTTCTTGCACAGGTAAAGGATGATGCACTTATAGGAAAGTATGGATTTATTGAAGATATCATCTCAGACACGAGTCTGAAAACAGAGGCTGAAGGCCTGGCAAAAGCCAAGGAACTTTTTAATTCAGGTAGTAAAATCGAGTTTTCCGGGAGCATCACCACACCACTTCTAGATAAAATGGCAGCAGGCCAATGGATTATAATCATCCCCCCATCCTGGAGCAAATATGGTATTAAATCTTATTACACTCAGAATGTGAGAACAACAATCAATACAGATACGGAAGAACAGCAAATTGATTTATTAAACGGTCAGCCATCACCACCATCTGAGTGGATCTATGAATCTCCAGGACAGACTCAGGGAACATTCACAAACAATTACACCTTACCATCGGAGATTATATTATCTATTTCTGACCCTGTGGCTGCCAAGGCCCGGGAGCTTGGAAACCCTCGTGCTATTAGGCGATGGATTGATGCAAATATCCAATACGAATTTTATTATGATTTCAAGTATACTCCTCTCCAGGTTTTAACTGTTAGAAAAGGAAACTGTTACGATCAAAGCCTATTATTTGTTCAAATGTGCGAAGCAATTGGTTATTCAGCATATAGGCGCTGTGGTCAGATTTGTAATGGTTACGCACATTGTGACGCTTTGGTCTACATTGATGGAAGTTGGATACAAGTAGACGTAACATGTGCAAGTAGAAACCAGCTGGAGTGA
- a CDS encoding peptidoglycan-binding domain-containing protein — translation MSYVTLDNLPLKIKSISRDPQPNIVNKSYVGGGSFIRNKGFKGRKLDLTVYVGKDQIELFEDLEKKTTPVILTSESKADYNGQYHITEIRPSEGKKGVWNYTITLIEYIEPNIVWANFSTWNVSSNGGGAAGGDSNIITPPLTSCPTLQLGDRGDCVGELQTYLKLLGYYIYSDGHSMDVDNYFGDYTEAAVKAFQADNKLTQTGIVGPETKIKMTL, via the coding sequence ATGTCCTATGTTACATTAGACAATCTCCCCCTAAAAATCAAAAGTATTTCACGGGATCCACAGCCAAACATAGTGAACAAATCTTACGTTGGTGGTGGTTCTTTCATCAGAAATAAAGGATTTAAGGGTAGAAAACTTGATTTAACAGTTTATGTTGGAAAGGATCAGATTGAGTTGTTCGAGGACCTTGAGAAAAAAACAACCCCTGTAATCCTCACTTCAGAAAGTAAGGCAGATTACAATGGGCAGTATCATATAACTGAAATCCGACCTAGTGAAGGTAAAAAAGGAGTCTGGAATTACACAATTACCTTAATTGAATATATTGAACCCAACATTGTTTGGGCTAATTTTTCCACCTGGAATGTATCATCCAATGGAGGCGGTGCAGCTGGAGGGGATTCTAATATAATAACTCCCCCTCTCACCAGCTGCCCAACATTACAGTTAGGAGATCGTGGGGATTGTGTTGGTGAACTTCAAACCTACTTGAAACTATTGGGATACTACATTTACAGTGATGGCCACTCCATGGACGTTGATAATTATTTCGGGGATTACACTGAAGCTGCTGTTAAAGCATTCCAGGCAGACAATAAACTAACTCAGACAGGAATTGTTGGTCCTGAAACAAAAATAAAAATGACTCTATAA
- a CDS encoding phage tail sheath subtilisin-like domain-containing protein gives MNIDTTVPGSSAEFVEPDVSVALGSAGIIAVVGLFEKGDENTPYYARNANEALELMGKDESYPGSKIIPLIFKPDTENNNYGATSAILINAGTRVGASCALVDTTSPTAVTVMTLHAKGGTWGNDLTITITTGSIAGKKVTIMNGTEIIETWDNLANATAVYNKIKRHSSVIESITVGDLTKTLKDITASAFTGGTETASPSTSDLTEALVEIQNEKFDILVFTDLLDESYIPSVQQYLLDRFEADNASGTIIAMDKDNTVAQARTLSLANDSMFIIGLVYQTFINGTVELNEAETAARYAGYVAGMNVSESPTNKVISDVTGLNKTFQSGSAEEYALADAGVTIFKLKDRKNKKYSVLSAVTTNQETDDSGKKLNEIVTARTILFVTNCMDVTDWPGTTRSIPALAGIANQKKEDLIEDGIVQDMEITLEQSTSDAQILNMDIGIKVQDVIKHIHKRVKNIVG, from the coding sequence ATGAACATAGATACAACTGTCCCCGGCAGCAGTGCGGAATTTGTAGAACCTGATGTCTCAGTAGCATTGGGTTCAGCAGGAATCATAGCTGTTGTTGGATTATTTGAAAAAGGAGATGAGAACACACCCTATTATGCTAGAAATGCTAATGAGGCGTTAGAGCTCATGGGGAAGGATGAATCTTATCCAGGGAGTAAAATAATCCCACTCATCTTCAAACCAGACACAGAAAACAACAACTACGGAGCCACCAGTGCAATATTAATCAATGCCGGGACCCGTGTCGGAGCATCATGTGCACTGGTAGATACTACCAGTCCCACAGCCGTTACTGTGATGACACTCCATGCCAAGGGTGGAACCTGGGGAAATGATCTCACTATAACAATTACTACAGGATCCATTGCAGGTAAAAAAGTCACAATCATGAATGGAACTGAAATAATCGAAACATGGGATAACCTGGCAAATGCCACAGCAGTTTATAATAAAATAAAAAGACACAGCAGCGTTATAGAATCAATAACTGTTGGAGACCTTACAAAAACATTAAAGGATATTACAGCCAGTGCATTCACTGGGGGAACTGAAACAGCATCTCCATCTACTAGTGATCTTACTGAGGCCCTGGTTGAGATCCAGAATGAGAAATTCGATATCCTGGTTTTCACGGACCTGCTTGATGAAAGTTACATCCCCTCAGTGCAACAGTATCTACTGGACCGTTTCGAAGCTGACAATGCTTCAGGTACCATCATTGCAATGGATAAAGACAACACAGTCGCACAGGCCAGGACACTATCTTTAGCAAATGATAGCATGTTCATTATTGGACTTGTTTATCAGACTTTTATCAATGGAACTGTTGAACTAAACGAAGCTGAAACTGCCGCCAGGTATGCAGGATATGTGGCTGGAATGAATGTTTCAGAAAGCCCTACTAATAAAGTGATTTCAGATGTCACAGGATTAAACAAAACATTCCAAAGTGGCTCAGCTGAAGAGTATGCCCTTGCAGATGCTGGTGTGACCATATTCAAATTGAAAGATAGGAAAAATAAAAAATACAGTGTCTTATCAGCAGTTACCACCAACCAGGAAACAGATGACAGTGGAAAGAAACTCAATGAAATCGTCACTGCAAGAACCATCTTATTTGTAACAAACTGTATGGATGTTACTGACTGGCCTGGAACAACCAGATCAATACCAGCCCTTGCTGGTATTGCAAATCAGAAGAAAGAAGATCTCATTGAAGATGGGATAGTACAGGATATGGAAATCACGCTAGAACAATCCACATCTGATGCCCAGATTCTGAACATGGACATTGGAATCAAAGTTCAGGACGTGATTAAACACATCCATAAACGTGTTAAAAACATAGTCGGGTGA